From the Ptychodera flava strain L36383 unplaced genomic scaffold, AS_Pfla_20210202 Scaffold_81__1_contigs__length_545109_pilon, whole genome shotgun sequence genome, one window contains:
- the LOC139128967 gene encoding zinc finger protein 862-like, translated as MLEQNLCHLSGVRQVRWLSSKERAVKAVKHNYQAIVTHLENTATDAKATADAGSKAKGYHKAITAIKFVRLLHFMLDYLPLLAQLSRAFQEEKLLIMEIPDALEQTLLALNALKLYPGKNTREFLDKFDIQKKMFAEVKLHSSPGRNADDLATNFTDCIVDSTITYLKSRFSVLQEKPLSLLMIFNFQKWPVDHQQLAAYGVSELIELLETYLYPHFSEDERNEIVSQWPALKVYCKVWRTAKPVDVYSMLLQTKPTSLNAMIKLIEFVMAVSPSTASCERAFSKQNVIKTQLRSVMTQESLRHQLMIMTEGPELKDFDPDRSIAHWLDSSLHSRHIQGHKLKVKPNDDDADIDDVFFNHLSAKKTFTCRLMVRKCSHS; from the coding sequence ATGCTAGAGCAAAACCTGTGTCATCTAAGTGGAGTAAGGCAGGTACGATGGCTGTCCAGCAAAGAAAGAGCTGTGAAGGCTGTTAAGCATAACTATCAAGCTATAGTAACTCACCTTGAAAACACAGCTACTGATGCCAAGGCAACTGCTGATGCTGGAAGCAAAGCTAAAGGATATCACAAAGCTATCACTGCCATCAAATTTGTCAGACTTCTCCACTTCATGCTGGATTACCTACCTTTGCTAGCACAATTATCCAGGGCATTTCAGGAGGAGAAATTACTCATTATGGAAATTCCAGATGCACTGGAACAGACATTGCTGGCCCTAAATGCTTTAAAGTTGTATCCAGGAAAGAATACTCGTGAGTTCCTTGACAAATTTGACATACAGAAGAAGATGTTTGCAGAGGTCAAACTGCACAGTAGCCCAGGAAGGAATGCTGATGACTTGGCAACAAATTTTACTGATTGCATTGTCGACAGCACAATTACTTACCTGAAATCAAGATTCAGTGTGTTACAGGAGAAACCCCTTTCACTCCTGATGATCTTCAACTTCCAGAAGTGGCCTGTAGATCATCAGCAATTGGCTGCTTATGGCGTTTCTGAACTGATTGAACTACTTGAGACTTACCTGTATCCACATTTCTCAGAAGATGAGAGAAATGAAATTGTGAGCCAATGGCCAGCTCTGAAAGTGTATTGTAAAGTGTGGCGCACTGCAAAACCAGTTGATGTTTACAGTATGTTGCTACAAACAAAACCAACTTCTCTAAATGCAATGATAAAACTCATTGAATTTGTTATGGCTGTATCCCCTAGCACAGCCAGCTGTGAGAGAGCTTTCTCtaaacaaaatgtcatcaaaacacAACTTCGATCTGTCATGACTCAGGAATCTTTGCGTCACCAATTAATGATAATGACAGAAGGCCCTGAACTGAAAGACTTTGATCCTGACAGAAGTATTGCCCATTGGCTTGACAGTAGTTTGCATAGTAGACATATTCAAGGACATAAATTGAAAGTAAAGccaaatgatgatgatgctgatattGATGATGTTTTCTTCAACCATCTGTCAGCAAAGAAGACATTCACTTGTAGGCTGATGGTACGTAAATGTAGCCATTCTTGA
- the LOC139128977 gene encoding uncharacterized protein, which yields MVYQVANISNPNVADNTVIWSTFAAPDSYYNLEIALAVNRGQVDKLDGTKWKDKTLLARMMGDYEYLAKSYGLSGPNGKYFCVCCVISKEQAQLLKEEQLLSSMKMRNLDDIRKCHSEFLSTGGNLRHAMQHYNSVRKTLFNVPLHRVAVPGLHISPGLF from the exons ATGGTTTACCAAGTTGCTAACATCAGCAATCCAAATGTAGCAGATAATACAGTGATTTGGAGTACATTTGCAGCACCTGATTCCTATTACAATTTAGAAATAGCTTTAGCTGTTAACAGAGGTCAGGTAGACAAACTGGATGGCACAAAGTGGAA ggaCAAGACACTATTAGCACGGATGATGGGAGATTATGAGTATCTGGCCAAGAGTTATGGATTGTCTGGACCAAATG ggaAATATTTTTGCGTATGCTGTGTGATCAGCAAGGAACAAGCACAGTTGCTGAAGGAGGAACAACTATTGTCATCAATGAAGATGAGAAACCttgatgatatcagaaaatgtcacagtgaatttctttcaactgGTGGAAACCTAAGGCATGCCATGCAGCACTACAATAGTGTCAGAAAGACACTTTTCAATGTACCACTGCACAGA gttGCAGTCCCAGGGTTGCACATCAGTCCTGgcttgttttaa